In one Ornithorhynchus anatinus isolate Pmale09 chromosome 19, mOrnAna1.pri.v4, whole genome shotgun sequence genomic region, the following are encoded:
- the RSPH9 gene encoding radial spoke head protein 9 homolog, producing the protein MEAEALLLSLELAAGSGQGLSPDRRAALLTSLLLLRRDYRYRRVLFWGRILGLTADYYIAQGLGPDQLGDRKTLYSLNCMEWSLLPPATEKIVTQTSVVKGRFVGDPSHEYDHTEVQKVEEGDKTYEEEVVIQIKEEARLVATIDQIDKAVAIIPRGALVKTPLGPVHVNRSFEGLSMSEAKKLSSYFHFKEPVNLKTKTLLEKADLDPAIDFLDSLEHDIPKGSWSIQMERGNSLLVLRSLLWPGLTFFHVPQTKNYGYFYVGTGEKNMDLPFML; encoded by the exons ATGGAGGCCGAGGCGCTGCTGCTGTCGCTGGAGCTGGCGGCGGGCAGCGGGCAGGGCCTGAGCCCCGACCGGAGGGCGGCcctgctcacctccctgctcctcctgcgCCGCGACTACCGCTACCGGCGCGTCCTCTTCTGGGGCCGCATCCTCGGCCTCACCGCCGACTACTACATCGCCCAGGGCCTCGGCCCGGACCAGCTCGGGGACCGCAAGACCCTCTACAG TTTGAACTGCATGGAGTGGAGCCTCTTGCCGCCGGCCACGGAGAAGATAGTGACGCAGACGTCCGTGGTGAAAGGTCGTTTCGTGGGGGACCCCTCGCACGAGTACGACCACACCGAGGTGCAGAAGGTGGAAGAGGGGGACAAGACGTACGAGGAAGAGGTCGTG ATCCAGATCAAAGAGGAGGCTCGGTTGGTGGCCACCATCGACCAGATCGACAAGGCCGTAGCCATCATCCCGCGCGGGGCATTAGTCAAGACCCCCCTTGGGCCCGTTCACGTCAACagaagctttgaag gACTGTCCATGTCAGAGGCCAAGAAGCTGAGCTCCTACTTCCACTTCAAGGAGCCCGTCAACCTGAAGACCAAGACTCTGCTAGAGAAGGCCGACCTGGACCCCGCCATCGACTTCCTGGATTCCCTGGAACACGACATTCCCAAAG GCTCCTGGAGCATCCAGATGGAAAGAGGCAACTCGCTGCTGGTGCTGCGGAGCCTGCTCTGGCCAGGCCTGACCTTCTTCCACGTCCCCCAGACCAAGAACTACGGCTACTTCTACGTGGGCACGGGAGAGAAAAATATGGATCTGCCCTTCATGCTGTGA